The Trypanosoma brucei gambiense DAL972 chromosome 10, complete sequence genome has a segment encoding these proteins:
- a CDS encoding glycerol uptake protein, putative yields the protein MSDDEHKRHPHAQRSRHSTASPGMIGHDGNFMESFKDMLGDIYAPLKTGLKLEHVIYNACYMLLMLYGFFDVADASKQWAAEFYIEPPRWSILTITSLGSTGYNGTGDAQWTSIDRGFGLLLSALALFVIGARGVRSVFHGENGVKALQRYYLFAGFLFTAFLHGPMFWLPITIIALNYVFIIILLKIKMPHWVHMAVMWTAVVSLMLSVGYYGGRLIIGPRTLGFWGGMASWVPTFNMSILRMISFNTDLYEAIHASAPARATTTRKHDNGCLDCARLRDKHPEKEVTAVRCYKFRSEYPRNANEYNLLSYMAYMLYPPLYIGGPMSSFNAFASHCQYSTVAMTRSQLIVYGIFIIILYVTQVSMLHFVYLSALRQRGDLVMKLSTTQAAFMLYYSLAFLWLKFSLVWKTGRLAAVADGVDVPEDMRRAYSNTLSVRDFWRDWHASFNVWVVRYMYIPMGGNRRKYFSILPIFFFIAVWHDLELHLIEWAVWIIAFFLVELFVGYLWGLPLFAPVRHSKYERLLRSLAGMVSVFGLTITNMIGFATVAAPHGGSLTAQIILHILGTLNLTLFFFFLLFFFLLSATGVLLRDEEANQIKQLKERYGIVR from the coding sequence ATGTCAGACGACGAGCACAAACGACACCCGCACGCACAACGTTCCCGCCACTCAACAGCGTCGCCAGGCATGATCGGTCATGATGGAAACTTCATGGAGAGCTTCAAAGACATGCTGGGCGATATATATGCCCCACTGAAGACAGGTCTGAAGTTGGAGCACGTAATTTATAATGCATGTTATATGCTTCTCATGTTATATGGTTTCTTTGATGTTGCAGATGCGTCAAAGCAGTGGGCGGCAGAATTCTACATTGAGCCACCGCGTTGGAGCATACTAACCATAACCTCTCTGGGTTCCACCGGCTATAACGGGACTGGGGACGCGCAATGGACTTCCATCGACAGGGGGTTTGGTCTCCTCCTCTCTGCGCTGGCGTTATTCGTTATCGGGGCCCGTGGTGTCCGCAGTGTTTTCCATGGGGAAAATGGCGTGAAGGCGCTCCAGCGGTACTACTTGTTCGCCGGATTCCTCTTCACAGCCTTCTTGCACGGGCCTATGTTCTGGTTGCCGATTACCATAATTGCACTTAACTACGTCTTCATTATAATCTTGCTGAAGATCAAGATGCCTCACTGGGTGCACATGGCAGTTATGTGGACGGCAGTGGTGTCGCTGATGCTTAGTGTGGGATACTATGGAGGTCGGTTGATCATTGGTCCGAGGACACTTGGCTTTTGGGGAGGCATGGCCAGCTGGGTTCCCACGTTTAACATGTCTATCCTTCGCATGATTTCGTTTAACACAGATCTGTATGAAGCGATACACGCGAGCGCTCCTGCGCGGGCAACAACTACGAGGAAACACGATAACGGTTGCTTGGATTGTGCACGGCTACGTGACAAACACCcggaaaaagaagtaactGCCGTGCGGTGTTACAAGTTTCGTTCAGAATACCCCCGCAATGCCAATGAGTACAATCTGCTGAGCTACATGGCGTACATGCTCTACCCACCGCTGTACATCGGTGGGCCCATGTCTTCCTTCAATGCGTTTGCTTCACACTGCCAATATTCTACTGTTGCCATGACGAGGTCGCAGTTGATCGTTTACGGAATATTCATTATTATTCTATACGTTACTCAGGTGAGCATGCTACACTTTGTGTACCTGAGTGCTCTGCGGCAAAGGGGCGATCTCGTCATGAAACTGAGCACAACGCAAGCTGCTTTCATGTTGTACTATTCCTTGGCCTTCCTTTGGCTGAAGTTCTCCTTGGTTTGGAAGACGGGACGCTTGGCTGCTGTTGCGGACGGGGTTGATGTGCCAGAGGACATGCGGCGCGCCTACAGCAACACGTTAAGTGTGCGAGACTTCTGGCGTGATTGGCATGCCTCATTTAATGTGTGGGTTGTGCGCTACATGTACATTCCCATGGGGGGAAATAGACGGAAGTATTTCAGCATCCTTCCCATATTCTTCTTCATTGCGGTATGGCATGATTTGGAACTCCACCTTATTGAGTGGGCGGTATGGATTATTGCCTTCTTTTTAGTTGAGCTTTTTGTTGGGTATCTATGGGGCCTGCCGTTATTTGCGCCGGTACGACACTCAAAGTACGAGCGCCTGCTAAGAAGTCTTGCTGGAATGGTCAGTGTTTTTGGACTTACAATCACGAACATGATCGGCTTCGCTACCGTGGCAGCACCTCACGGAGGTTCATTGACAGCGCAGATTATTCTGCATATCCTTGGGACTCTTAACTTAACTctattcttcttctttttactatttttctttttgctctctGCCACGGGTGTTTTGCTTCGTGATGAAGAAGCAAATCAAATAAAACAGCTCAAGGAAAGGTACGGTATAGTTCGTTGA